Proteins from a genomic interval of Chryseobacterium indologenes:
- the rpsJ gene encoding 30S ribosomal protein S10 produces the protein MSQRIRIKLKSYDYNLVDKSAEKIVKTVKATGAVVNGPIPLPTNKRIFTVLRSPHVNKKAREQFQLSAHKRLMDIYSSSSKTVDALMKLELPSGVDVEIKV, from the coding sequence ATGTCACAAAGAATCAGAATAAAACTAAAATCTTACGATTACAACTTGGTAGACAAGTCTGCTGAGAAAATCGTAAAAACGGTAAAGGCTACTGGTGCTGTTGTAAACGGTCCAATTCCATTGCCAACAAATAAGAGAATCTTCACAGTGTTGAGATCTCCGCACGTAAACAAGAAGGCTAGAGAGCAGTTCCAGTTATCAGCTCACAAGAGACTAATGGATATCTACTCTTCTTCTTCTAAAACTGTTGATGCTCTAATGAAATTAGAACTTCCTTCAGGAGTAGACGTTGAAATTAAAGTGTGA
- a CDS encoding TonB-dependent siderophore receptor has product MNKVVSFSLLVLGGVFVNAQKVNDSIKKSKDIEEVELFGERKKQPQGLDAITRLPLKTRDQIQSISVISHKAIEELGALTVTDVAKNVPGVTLFSSYGGGNESMSIRGYRGVPVLKNGVQMDSDFRTAGMMTDMQGVESIQVIKGSAAVSQGIGNGLGSAGGVINVVTKRPQFIDQTNVGFRYGSWDFYRPTVDFQRVLDSQGKVAVRFNGAYQNNNSFRSHVSGERIYVNPSVAFRPDDKTLINVEMDYLHDKRTPDRGTINAAPGNVEALYHMPKGKFLGYASDYMKTQTYNFSTTAVRQLTDKLKLRVAYVNSVTNTDNLASSIALPKGETNYNIRQRTIGRSESEDINRVLQLDFIGEKVKTGIINHTFQVGFDWRETETSSVAYNIYGNGKLITAPTLLIDNKAFQSIPLDRFDVVNGTIPNQLPVELSFEALGRSNPILTPSIGAMAQDVMSIGKYVKAHLGIRYSRLNGSSSQTVDTWNPSFGLIVSPIENINVFGSYTTTTSLRAANNILQAGGFVGASHTKQWEAGIKSDWFNERLRFNVTWFDINTENLSFQILDDNYQPIRDANKNVLYGLAGNLRRKGLEVELIGRILPNLQVMSGWAYLDAQYQDSPAYVNGSRPMNAPKHTANAWLNYKFNTGILDGVDVGAGIYYVGSRPVDEWTQKTFTAGHVNSVQPGVQPFDMPEYTTVDAQVGYTLKNGMGLRVFFNNIFDRVGYSSYFRGGYIDQIQPRNFAVQVNYKF; this is encoded by the coding sequence ATGAATAAAGTAGTATCCTTTTCTCTGCTTGTATTGGGTGGGGTTTTTGTAAACGCACAGAAAGTGAATGATTCTATTAAGAAGTCAAAAGACATTGAAGAAGTAGAATTATTTGGTGAAAGAAAAAAACAGCCGCAAGGTTTAGATGCAATTACCAGATTGCCATTGAAAACCAGAGATCAGATTCAGAGTATTTCTGTAATCTCTCACAAAGCAATCGAAGAATTGGGTGCGCTTACCGTTACAGATGTTGCTAAAAACGTACCTGGAGTAACGTTATTCTCAAGTTATGGAGGTGGTAACGAAAGTATGTCTATCAGGGGATACCGTGGTGTTCCCGTATTGAAAAACGGAGTTCAGATGGATTCGGACTTCCGTACTGCAGGAATGATGACAGATATGCAGGGAGTTGAAAGTATCCAGGTCATCAAAGGTTCTGCTGCAGTTAGTCAGGGAATCGGAAATGGTCTAGGATCTGCCGGTGGAGTTATCAACGTGGTGACAAAAAGACCCCAGTTCATTGATCAGACTAACGTAGGGTTCCGTTATGGGAGCTGGGATTTTTACAGACCTACCGTAGACTTCCAGAGAGTGTTGGATTCTCAGGGTAAAGTGGCGGTAAGATTCAATGGTGCTTATCAGAACAACAATTCTTTTAGAAGCCATGTTTCAGGAGAAAGAATATATGTCAATCCTTCAGTGGCTTTCCGTCCGGATGATAAAACGTTAATCAATGTGGAGATGGACTATCTTCATGATAAAAGAACTCCGGATAGAGGAACTATCAACGCTGCTCCCGGAAATGTGGAAGCATTATACCATATGCCAAAAGGTAAATTTTTAGGATATGCCTCCGACTATATGAAAACGCAGACCTATAACTTCTCCACTACAGCAGTAAGACAGCTTACCGATAAACTAAAACTAAGGGTTGCTTATGTGAATTCTGTTACCAATACAGATAACTTAGCTTCATCCATTGCTCTGCCTAAGGGAGAAACAAATTATAATATTAGACAACGTACCATTGGAAGATCCGAATCTGAAGATATTAACAGAGTTTTACAGTTAGACTTCATTGGAGAAAAAGTTAAAACAGGAATTATCAATCACACTTTCCAGGTAGGATTTGACTGGAGGGAGACCGAAACTTCTTCGGTAGCATATAATATTTATGGTAACGGAAAGTTAATCACTGCTCCTACCTTATTGATCGATAATAAAGCATTCCAATCTATTCCATTAGATCGTTTTGATGTTGTTAATGGTACTATTCCTAATCAGCTTCCGGTTGAGTTAAGCTTTGAGGCATTAGGTCGTTCCAATCCTATCTTGACACCAAGTATCGGAGCAATGGCTCAGGATGTAATGTCAATAGGTAAATATGTGAAAGCTCACTTAGGAATTCGTTACAGCAGATTAAATGGTTCCTCAAGTCAAACGGTTGATACCTGGAACCCATCTTTTGGATTAATTGTTTCTCCTATTGAAAATATTAATGTTTTCGGATCATATACAACCACCACTTCGTTAAGAGCAGCTAATAATATTCTTCAGGCAGGTGGATTTGTAGGGGCATCACATACTAAACAATGGGAAGCAGGAATTAAATCTGACTGGTTTAATGAGCGTTTGAGATTTAACGTGACGTGGTTCGATATTAACACAGAAAATTTATCATTTCAGATATTGGATGATAACTACCAGCCGATCAGAGATGCTAATAAAAATGTATTGTACGGATTGGCAGGTAATTTGAGAAGAAAAGGTTTGGAAGTAGAGTTGATCGGAAGAATCCTACCCAATTTACAAGTAATGTCAGGATGGGCTTATCTTGATGCTCAATATCAGGACAGTCCTGCATACGTAAACGGTTCAAGACCGATGAATGCACCAAAACACACGGCTAATGCATGGTTAAATTATAAATTTAATACAGGAATTCTGGATGGGGTAGATGTAGGTGCCGGAATTTATTATGTGGGAAGCCGTCCGGTAGATGAGTGGACCCAGAAAACGTTTACTGCCGGACACGTAAATAGTGTACAACCCGGTGTACAGCCATTCGATATGCCGGAATATACTACGGTAGATGCTCAGGTAGGATATACCCTGAAAAACGGAATGGGGCTGAGAGTATTCTTCAACAACATTTTTGATAGAGTAGGATATAGTTCTTATTTCAGAGGTGGATACATCGACCAGATTCAGCCTAGAAACTTTGCGGTACAGGTTAACTATAAATTCTAA
- a CDS encoding PepSY domain-containing protein has product MKLLLKSLYRKKRKNESVTKYLMWLMHLWLGLLSSIIVFVMCLTGCLYAFKNQVIDFSNRDKVYISATAEKTKNADLIQAELLRENKQLTSLLIPADKGRSYVIGYRENQLDKSAYYNQYTGELLGQADVGSGRFFELVLDLHRNLMLGNVGRQIVGASVLIFCILLISGLILWLPKKLKFLKQGLTVMWKAKFQRVNYDLHNTLGFYTFLMLFFMAVTGLYVTYPWVKNGLIVGLGGTSIDNIAQEKDNADDPFGGLLEDMLQKQDEKKNLKNSASASIDMILHLADQHLPYKAVTSVELPNKENPRYVVIKTNTQNALGMMFPDEVTFDKTGVFKTKELFSDKPLNKQFTALAKPLHTGEIMGLPSIIIYCIVSLIGCSLPVTGFLIWWHRYSKMNNT; this is encoded by the coding sequence ATGAAATTATTACTTAAAAGTCTTTACAGGAAAAAAAGGAAAAATGAATCTGTCACTAAGTATCTGATGTGGCTGATGCACCTGTGGCTGGGTCTTTTATCAAGTATTATTGTTTTTGTGATGTGCCTTACCGGTTGTCTGTATGCCTTTAAAAATCAGGTTATCGATTTTAGCAACAGGGATAAAGTGTATATCAGTGCAACGGCTGAAAAAACTAAAAATGCTGACTTGATTCAGGCCGAACTGTTAAGAGAGAACAAACAATTAACGTCTTTACTGATTCCTGCAGACAAAGGAAGAAGTTACGTCATCGGCTACCGTGAAAATCAACTGGACAAAAGTGCTTATTATAATCAATACACAGGAGAGTTGCTGGGCCAGGCTGATGTTGGTTCCGGTCGTTTCTTTGAACTTGTACTCGATCTCCACAGAAACCTTATGTTGGGTAATGTGGGAAGACAGATTGTAGGAGCATCGGTACTGATCTTTTGTATCCTGTTGATCTCAGGGTTGATATTATGGTTGCCCAAAAAGCTGAAGTTTTTGAAACAGGGCTTAACGGTAATGTGGAAAGCAAAGTTTCAACGCGTTAATTATGACCTGCACAATACCCTTGGTTTTTATACCTTTCTGATGCTTTTCTTTATGGCTGTCACCGGATTATATGTTACCTATCCATGGGTGAAGAATGGTCTTATTGTAGGGCTTGGAGGAACATCGATAGATAATATTGCTCAAGAGAAAGATAATGCAGATGATCCTTTCGGAGGACTTTTGGAAGATATGCTTCAAAAGCAGGATGAAAAGAAAAACCTCAAGAATTCTGCTTCAGCATCCATTGATATGATTTTACATCTTGCTGACCAGCATTTGCCTTATAAAGCTGTTACCAGCGTAGAACTTCCCAATAAAGAAAATCCGAGATATGTTGTCATTAAAACCAATACTCAGAACGCTTTGGGGATGATGTTTCCCGATGAAGTAACTTTTGATAAAACAGGAGTTTTCAAAACGAAAGAATTATTTTCAGACAAACCCCTGAACAAGCAGTTTACTGCTTTGGCAAAACCTCTGCATACGGGGGAAATCATGGGATTACCAAGCATCATTATTTATTGTATTGTATCCCTCATCGGATGCTCTCTGCCGGTGACGGGATTCCTGATATGGTGGCACAGGTACAGCAAGATGAACAATACATAG
- a CDS encoding low affinity iron permease family protein gives MGHKKNQFFEKFSNWAVKFTGSAYAFVGAFLIVVLWAFSGPFFDYSETWQLVINTGTTIITFLMVFLIQKAQNKDSKAIQIKLNELLAAHEKASNRIVDIEDLTEVELDQLHHYYEQLAQLSKKDLDIHTSHSIDAAQRNHDYKYDFFKRKHEEWLQKQEQQKKESN, from the coding sequence ATGGGACATAAGAAGAATCAGTTTTTTGAAAAATTTTCAAACTGGGCTGTGAAATTTACAGGCAGTGCATATGCCTTTGTCGGGGCTTTCCTTATTGTCGTTCTATGGGCATTTTCCGGACCATTCTTTGATTACTCGGAAACCTGGCAGCTGGTCATTAATACCGGTACTACAATCATCACTTTTCTGATGGTATTCCTTATTCAGAAAGCGCAGAATAAAGATTCCAAAGCCATACAGATCAAATTAAATGAACTCCTTGCTGCGCATGAAAAAGCGAGCAATAGAATAGTGGACATCGAAGATCTTACAGAAGTAGAGCTGGATCAGCTTCACCATTACTATGAACAGCTCGCCCAGTTGTCTAAAAAAGATTTGGATATACATACCTCTCACTCCATTGATGCTGCCCAGAGAAATCATGATTATAAGTATGATTTTTTTAAACGAAAGCATGAAGAATGGCTGCAAAAACAGGAACAACAAAAAAAGGAATCAAACTGA